The Oncorhynchus nerka isolate Pitt River linkage group LG13, Oner_Uvic_2.0, whole genome shotgun sequence sequence ggagaggactcacTGGTTCGGCAGTAAGGGTAAGCGTTCCAGGCCTTTTCATGGAAGACCAGAGAGCCCTCAGGAGCAATCATCTTGACAAACGCAGGGACTTTACTGTGAAAGCCAAGAAGAGGGGAGGAGCATAGATGAATACACACATCATCACCAACTCCAGTCATACAGGTTCTACAGTGTGATATCTTAATGTCATGGTCTTGAAGGCCTCTCAGGTACTATAAACCTACAGTAATACAGAGATGACTACACTGCCACTTGGTGGCAAGATAGTGATGGTGCACTTGgaacatactgtgtgtgtgtctcttacctCTTCAGATGGTAGATTTTGTGTGTGTACTGTCCTTTCTCGCCATCCTTCTCATAGGGTTCATTCTTGAGGACCTCaattccctctcctccacctgtctcattCTTACTGGCCACTGCTACAGAGTACAACTGGCCCACTTGATACTGAAACAAACACACGTTACCGTACCATTACAATACAACAAATACTTGCGCTCATGCAGGTCAAAAACAGTCTCGAAAACCAGACTATAGGCAACAGTGACTTAAAATGTTTTTAAGTtcatcggtattggctttttttggtcctccaatgaatcggtatcggtgttgaaaaaacaaaatcggtcgacctctaatgtaaacttctgaccactgggaatgtgatgaaagaaataaaaagctgaaataaattcactactattattctgatttttcacattcttaaaataaagtggtgatcctaactgacctaagacggggaatttttacttggactaaatgtcaggaattgtgaaaaactgagtttaaatgtatttggctaaggtgtatgtaatcttcagacttcaactgtaggcaGTGACATAGATCCTCTATGCCTAAAGAGTGTCATTGAAACCAGGCCCTATAGTCACTGTGTTGCCTACGGTCGGGTTTTTCCGAGACTATATAAGACATGGATAGCAACTAAGAACATAaggaataaataaaaacattagtTATGGACTATCAGATGACAGAGAGTGCTCATGTTGAATAAGAGCTTGACTAACAGGATGGCAGTGTCCAGCATCATACAGGGTTATCAAAGTTGGGGGAGACATGGTGGCCCCTACTCGCATCCCCAGTCCCCACAAGAGACCGACACAGCCCAACAGAGAGCCACTCTTCATGGTTTTGATTTCATAGGATTAGGGGGAGGGGAGTGTGAAAATAGCCACAGTGGGGGGCCTACAGTACTGGAGGGTCTACATGGCTGGCTGTGTGACTGTGCGTTTGTGTACAAAAGAAAGATTGTGTGAGACAGACTGCATGTGTCAAGCGTTTGTCATCTTTGGGGACTATAAAAACGTCACTGCATGCATTCAGTGTTCATTGTTTCAACATGGGCATTGTGCCAACCAAAAACGATGTATTTTTTATCCATCGTCTCCTAACCACAACAAGCCAGAAGAGTAGGCTAAACAAACTAATTGTCCAGAGAACAGGGCTCTGATCAAGAGCTTtactgtccgtctcctctctgttctgggcCCTGTAGAGGGCAACACATTCCTTTCACATCAAAAGGCATTCCCTCATACTCGCCCAAAAGcatgcagtcacacacacacacacacacacacacacacaccaactatgtTAATTAACCAACATATGGCCCCAGGTTAAATGAGACGTTCAAATTGTCCTGAATTAGACAAAGTCATTTAAACAAGCACTCAGTTTTTCAACTAGTTGATCACTGTTCATAAACATTTGTGTAATTAATGAAACAAGCCATTCCCGATGGTGCTGCAGGTCTGTTTTTATGCCATGCTTATACTGTGGAAACTAAGCCTGTATCAGATCAACTCAAATCAGTATCTGAAAGCCAGGGGATTTTTGTTTTGTTCCATTCACTACCAGTCTTCCAGGACGTTTTCCTCATCACGGTAGTGATTACTGAATGCAGTATTTATGACTGTGCATCGCGCTACTACTGCACATTTAGCCCTTCAGTCAGCCATGACATTGGTATGCTATTTTCCGCTCTTCAAATAGCAATTACAGGCGCACCTAACGGAGGAGCTAACACAGATCAATGTGAACAGTCACCAGAAAACATTTTTGTAAACAGAATCCGTTAAAATCAGTTATATTATGGCGAATATCAGACTTCTTTCACGGTTAGCCAAAAACTACTTGAAATGCAGCCCGTTCGCTGTTTACTTTTTTTATTTATGTACTGCCCTCTGCATCACTCTGATTGGTGAAGagcaattaaaaatatatatattacagtgCAATAGCAAAGTGTTCAGACGCCTTGACTTTCTtgggattaaatatatatttttcctcatccatctacacacaataccgcataatgacaaagtgaacacaggttttttagcaaatttattacaagtaaaaaaaactgaaatcccttatttacataggtattcagaccctttgctatgagactcgaaattgagctcaggtgcatcctgtttccattgatcatccttgagatgtttctacaacttaattggagtccaccttgtggtaaattcaattgattggacatgatttggaaaagcacacactggtctatataaggtcccattacttgacagcgcatgtcagagcaaaaaccaagccacaagttcaaaaggaattgtccgtagagctccgagaaattattgtgtcgaggtacagatctggggaaggttaccaaaaacgTCTTTGGCATTGAAGGTCCAAGAatacagtagcctccatcattcttaaatggaagacgtttggaagcaccaagactcttccaaactgagcaatcgggggagaagagccttgatcagggaggtgaccaagaacccgacggtcactctgacagagctccagagttcctctgtggagatgggagaaccttccagaaggacaaccatctctgcagcactccaccaatcaggcctttatggtagagtggccagatggaagcaactcctcatcaaaagtcacatgacagcccgATGGAGTTTGCCCAAAGGCACCTAAACGActctcggaccatgagaaacaagattctctggtctgatgaaaccaagattgaactctttggcctgaatgccaagtgtcacatctgcaggaaacctggcaccatccctacggtgaagcatggtggtggcagcagcatactgtggggatgtttttcagcagcagggactgggagactagtcaggatcgagggaaggatgaacggagcaaagtacagagatcctagCTGAGAACCTGGTCAAGAGCACTCAGGCTGGGGTGGAGGTTGACCTTCCAACCGGACAACTACTCTAAGCACAGAGCCAAGAGAATGCATGAGTGAGtttgagacaagtctctgaatgtccttgggtgtcccagccagagcccggtcttgaacccgatctaaaatttctggagacctgaaaatagctgtgcagcaaagctccACCCCAAACCAAAAagagcttgaggggatctgcagaaaagaatgggagaaactctccaaatacaggtgtgccaagcttgtagcatcatacccaagaagactcgaggctgtaattgctgccaaaggtgcttcaacaaagtactgagtaaagggtctgaatacttatgtaaatgtgatcttaaaaaaaattaaaaaataaagtgttaaacatttgcaaatatttaaaaaataaaaataaacaactttttgctttgtcattatggggtgttgtgtggagATTGaggtaaaaaaacaacaattgaatccattttagaataaggctgtaatgtaacaaaatgtggaataactgaaggggtctgaatacttttccgaatgcactgtatgttttgACTCTCCAGATATGCAAAATATGATTAGAATAgtgaaataataatttaaaaatgcCGTCCCTACTTTATAGTTCATTTTCTAATCATTTGAACGTACAGTgacttcagaatgtattcacccCTTGACTTTACACATTTCGTGTTAGTGGgattaaacatttatttaaatacTCTTTTTTTTGTCAACGGTCTTCCCAAAATACTCAAAGTGAAAGAAACATGCTAATATTTGTACAAATATAAAATATGACAAATGAaactaatatacagtatattgatgaGAATTATTCAACCCCCCCCCACGTCTTTCCATAtcttttcaagtagatttaaactaactcctccatggggtgacgcacaattggcctagtgtcgtccgggttaggccggtagggatatccttgtctcatcgcgcgtagtgtttcctccgacacattggtgcggctggcttccgggttggatgtgcgctctgttaagaagcagtgcggcttggttgggttgtgtttcggaggacgcatggctcttgaccttcatctctcccgagcccgtacgggagttgtagcgatgagacaagatagtaactactaataattggataccacgaaattggggagaaaaagggggtaaaaaaaaataaataaataaaaactaactctgctactcaggaacattcactgtcttggtaaacaactccagtgtagatttggcattgttttaggttattgtccttgctgaaaggtgaattcatcccccagtgtctagtggaaagcaagccaggttttcctcaaggattttgcctgtgcttagctccattcagtttattttttttatcctgtAAAACtacccagtccttaacgattacaagcatatccataacatgatgcagccaccactatgcttgaaaatatggagagaggTACACCGTAATGTGTagcattggatttgccccaaacataacactttgtagtcaggacaaaaagttaaattACTTTGCCACCTttattgcagtattactttagtaggTGCTTTTaggtgcatgttttggaatattattCTGCAAAAAAGGTGTAAAAATAGTCTGTTTTGGAatattattctgtacaggcttccttcttttcactctgtcaattaggtcagTATGGTGGAGTAACTAAAATGTTGATCCCTcagttctatcacagccattaaactgtattaaagtcatcattggcctcagtgaattccctgagcggtttccttcctctccggcaagagagttaggaaggacgcctgtatctttgtagtgacgcTGTActgatacaccattcaaagtgtaattaataactttaccatgctcaaacGGATATTCAatgcgtttttttttttttacccatctaccaataggtgtcgtCCTTTGCGAGGCTTTGGAAAAtctccttggtctttgtggttgaatcagtgtttgaaattcactgctcgacagagggacctaacagataattgaacatgtgggatacagagatgaggtaatcaTTTTAAAAAATGCACGCAATTTACTGTGACTTGTTAAGTAAatgtactcctgaacttatttaagcttgccataaaaggggttgaatacttgacacaagacatttcagcttgtcattttttattaatttgtaaaaataaaaaacaattccactgattttattattttttatttaaccaggaagggctcattgagatttaaaatgtctttttcaagagcgtattggccaagataggcagcaccaagtcattacaaaaattacagacaaacaTGAAAAActtacaagtaatctagtaaaaaccatagaattcacaagagtaaaacaaaatcaaaaacagctcattaaaaacattgacaggtcagggaatcagtctcaagatcattcatcagtgattttAAAAATaacaatcgggacaagttcttccagtttaaaagtattttgtaaggtgttccaagacgatagcgcagagtacataaaagcccttttaccaaattcagttcggacatttggaacggttagcaggataaagtccagcgaatgaagagagtacccaccacatttctgaacaataaaaatgcccaaataaaaaggtagtaaacccaaaatggctatgtaaataaaagtataccagtgcctgagcccacgagtgactagagaaggccagtcAACCCTGGTACACAAAGTGTAGtcgtgcgtaagggttttgcagtttaaaataaatctcaaaatGCCATGTTAAAGGATGTCAATTGATCTCCATGCAGTattttgtgtaggccagtgacaataaTATAaagtcccctcagtcccctcctgtactccctgcaaACCCATGACtacacagccaggcacgactccaaaaccatcattaagtttgccgaagaaacaacagcggtaggcctgatcaccgacaacaatgagacagccaatagggaggtcagagacctggccgggtggtgccaggataacaacctctccctcaacgtgatcaagacaaaggagaggactgtggactacaggaaaaggagggcctagcacacccccattctcatcgacgggctgtagtggagcaggttgagagcttcaagttccttggagtctccaacaaactgtcatggtccaaacacaccattaaattcgtgaagagggcacgacaacgcctattcTCTCTCAGGAAaccgaaaagatttggcattggcccTCAGAtactcaaaatgttctacagctgggcctcccgggtggcgcagtggttaagggcgctgtactgcagcgccagctgtgccacaagagactctgggttcgtgcccaggctctgtcgtaaccggccgcgaccgggaggtacgtggggcgacgcacaattggcctagcgttgaccgggttagggagggtttggcagggagggatatccttgtctcatcgcgcaccagtgactcctgtggagggccaggcgcagtgtgcgctagccaaggttgccaggtgcactgtgtttcctccaacacattggtgcggctggcttccgggttggatgcgcgctgtgttaagaagcagtgcggcttggttgggttgtgtatcggaggacgcatgactttcaaccttcgtctctcccgagcccgtacgggagttgtagcgatgagacaagatagtagctactaaacaattggataccacgaaattggggagaaaaagggggtacaatttttttaaatcactaaaaaaaaaattatacagctgcaccatcgagagcatcctgactggttgcatcaccgcctgccatccaggacctatataccaggctgtgtcagaaggccctaaaaatggtcaaagtctccagccaccctagtcatagactgttctctctgctaccaagaggctaggtccaaaaggcttcttaacagcttctaccaccaagccataagactcctgaacagctaactAAAACAGCTACGCGGACTATTTGCATTATTTGCgatttttttccttcttttttaTTGTTAAAGTTTTTACTAAAACTGAATTTGACAGATTTTTTAATTAAAAGTGCATTGTTtttaaccatttcactgtaaggtctactatacaCCTGTTGTCTTCGGCGCATTTGACAAATAATTTAATTTGATCAATGCATCACACACATCTTTGCAATGAGCTGGACATTGAGCTGAACAtatacttaattgtttgaaacctgaaagtTTAACTACATacgaggcatgtcttaccttgcttcaaagtagcctagccaaaGTCTGACCATATCAtgaggcaattattttataaagacttccatatGCAATTGAAACCAGTAGCCTCTCTCTCttatgttctattggttttcaaattAACTTAATTTCATTGTCCAGTAGCCAAAGGCATAATCCTAGCCATATTAGCACtcatgctagttgttgcatctttagatcacCCCTCTTTCTACATTTGTAACAGATATTTGAATCTCTGTCAAATGAAACACTTGCATGTGCAGTGTGCTTTTGGCAACAATGTTTTCCCTCTAATTGCATTATGGAACAAACATTTGCGCATAGCCTACTTACTGCCTTGTGCATATTAATGCGCTTGTGTGACGAAtttgtttatcaacattttaaccTAAAAACGGTCTGATCTGctgcatcagcctcattgctttaaTAAGGTTTTTTCAGTGACCTAAACCTACTGGTTGTATAAATGTAGGCTCTAtcgtcccagagtctgtttggaaaTGGCTATTTCCCTCGACAAGCTGGGTAAACTTTTCTACTATAGGGGATAATAGATTGACATAAGCCTAGTGACTTTGCTGTTCATTACTAGTCTTGGATGAAACATGGCGCCGATAGTCGCCCTGTTTCTAGTTCATAGCCAACTTTGcagtattacatttttttg is a genomic window containing:
- the LOC135574730 gene encoding phosphatidylinositol transfer protein beta isoform-like isoform X2; its protein translation is MVLIKEYRVVLPCTVEEYQVGQLYSVAVASKNETGGGEGIEVLKNEPYEKDGEKGQYTHKIYHLKSKVPAFVKMIAPEGSLVFHEKAWNAYPYCRTSESSPPLSSPALALPSTPPVLPAL
- the LOC135574730 gene encoding phosphatidylinositol transfer protein beta isoform-like isoform X1 — protein: MLQEGHKDHQGPQPPEPLPVQPAIIQKASRVVLPCTVEEYQVGQLYSVAVASKNETGGGEGIEVLKNEPYEKDGEKGQYTHKIYHLKSKVPAFVKMIAPEGSLVFHEKAWNAYPYCRTSESSPPLSSPALALPSTPPVLPAL